In the genome of Monodelphis domestica isolate mMonDom1 chromosome 2, mMonDom1.pri, whole genome shotgun sequence, one region contains:
- the TTC4 gene encoding tetratricopeptide repeat protein 4: MEGQQPPPPPPPPLQRGSAGDNPGPRELGRGQEDEAEAEATMDAFLDKFRSQPYRGRFREDTWEQEFEKIPMFMKAAPTEINPQETPDLACLQSLIFDDERSPEEQAKTYKDEGNDYFKDKDYKKAVLSYTEGLRKKCSDPDLNAVLLTNRAAAQFHLGNLRSALNDVTAARKLKPNHLKAIIRGAACHLELKNFREASNWCDEGLRLDSQERKLLETRAKAERLKRVEERDIRKAKVKEKKEEAQKGALLRAIQARNIRLAAAAPGDDDEPSDDADDPDGASPHAGLGAENAAGARVCLGDDGRLRWPTLLLYPEHGQTDFISAFHEDSRFIDHFLVMFGELPPWDLERKYHPDNLQLYFEDDAQEELYQLSPESTLLEALQHPRYVVKASTPAFLVLAKQSPFCKSFLRGRKVHRLK; encoded by the exons ATGGAGGGgcagcagccgccgccgccgccgccaccgccgctaCAGCGGGGCTCAGCGGGGGACAATCCCGGGCCCAGAGAGCTGGGGAGGGGGCAAGAGGACGAGGCTGAGGCCGAGGCCACGATGGATGCCTTCCTGGACAAGTTCCGCAGCCAGCCGTATCGGGGACGCTTCCGCGAAGACACGTGGGAGCAG GAGTTTGAGAAGATCCCGATGTTCATGAAGGCAGCCCCGACGGAAATCAACCCCCAAGAGACCCCCGACTTGGCCTGTCTGCAGTCCCTTATTTTCGATGATGAGAGATCTCCCGAAG AGCAAGCCAAGACCTACAAGGACGAGGGCAATGATTACTTTAAGGACAAAGACTACAAGAAAGCCGTGCTTTCCTACACAGAAGGGCTGAGGAAGAAGTGCTCGGACCCCGACCTGAACGCTGTGCTCCTCACCAACCGGGCAGCTGCCCAGTTTCACTTGG GCAACCTGCGCTCGGCTCTGAATGACGTCACAGCGGCCAGAAAGCTCAAACCGAACCACCTGAAAGCCATCATCAGAG GGGCCGCCTGCCACCTAGAACTGAAGAACTTCCGGGAGGCCTCGAACTGGTGTGATGAGGGCCTGAGGCTGGACTCCCAGGAGAGGAAGCTTCTGGAGACCCGGGCCAAGGCGGAGCGGCTGAAG AGAGTTGAAGAACGGGACATCCGGAAGGCGAAggtgaaggagaagaaggaggaggccCAGAAGGGGGCGCTGCTCCGCGCCATTCAG GCCAGGAACATCCGGCTGGCGGCCGCGGCGCCCGGGGACGACGACGAGCCATCGGACGACGCGGATGATCCGGACGGAGCGTCCCCACACGCCGGCCTGGGCGCCGAGAACGCCGCGGGGGCCAGGGTGTGTCTGGGCGACGACGGCCGGCTCCGCTGGCCCACGCTGCTGCTGTACCCCGAGCACGGCCAGACGGACTTCATCTCGGCCTTCCACGAGGACTCCAG GTTCATCGACCACTTCCTGGTCATGTTTGGGGAGCTGCCGCCATGGGACCTGGAGCGGAAGTACCACCCGGATAATCTCCAG ctctACTTTGAAGACGATGCCCAGGAGGAGCTGTACCAGCTGAGCCCAGAGAGCACCTTGTTGGAGGCCTTGCAGCACCCCAG GTATGTCGTGAAAGCTTCCACTCCGGCCTTCCTGGTCTTGGCCAAACAGTCTCCTTTCTGCAAGAGTTTCCTCCGGGGCAGAAAAGTGCATCGGCTGAAGTGA